TTGAACACCCCGGTATCTGATGTCAGTAAACTGTGTTTGACGACAAATTGTGCGACATCATCGACGGGGGTCCATGGCTCCGCGACAGAAATTTGAGGCAGCACAGCGTGGCGCATGCCGGTGCGCAGGATGCTCCACACCAAGTCATTAGGGTTCGCGTAACCCAGTTGCTGATCACCGCTGACCCGAGCAAGGCGATACACTTTCGTCACTAGTCCGCGCTGCTGCGCGATTTCAACCATAGCCTCGGCGACAAACTTAGATTGCTGATAGCCATCCGCATACGCACCCGTCGCTAACCCAAGGTGTTGCGGCACATAAGTTTCTGGCAAAACCTGCATGGATTTAGGTGCGACGGCTATGGTGGAAACATGGGTGAAGGGTAAACCAAACGCAGCCGCAAACGAGATAAGTTGCGCAGTGGCGTCAACATTCGCTTGCCGCAAACTATGATAATCACGTAGCACGCTGGTTTGCGCCGCATTATGGATAACCAAATCCACTTCGTCGCCCAGTCGACAATACGCTTCGCGCGAAAAACCCAATTGTGCCTTGGTGATATCTTCTATCACCACAGAAACACGCTTCAGAACAGCGTCAGCCTCTGTGTGCTCTGATGTAATCAACCCCTGCTGACTCAGTGATGTAAGTAACCGTTGCTCGCCTGCGGCCACACTGTCCGCGCGCACTGGACAGACGATGCGCAAGCCTTTATGCGCGAGCAGTTGATGCAACAACTGAGCACCCACAAACCCTGTCGCGCCCGTCAGCAGCACTGTGCGTATGGCTCGCTTTTTCGTACACACACATTGACTGGGTAACTGGCGTGAAAATGCCTCAAGGTCAGCCGCCATCAACTGTTCAGAACTCAGACGTGAAGCGCTAGCAGTCAATGAATCAGGGTCTAAACTCGCCGCAAGATCCGATAACACTGGCTTATCAAACAGTATTGAGACCGGCACCGAGCGCCCTAACACCGCACTGAGTCGTGCCGCAATCTGAATGCTCTGCAACGATTGCCCACCAATCAAGAAAAAGTCATCGCTAGGTTGCACCTGTTGTACGCCTAACACGTCTTGCCAAATCGCGGCTATTTTAAGGACCAGCGAGCTCGCATCATCAAGGGGGTTGAGTTCCGAACTCGCTGGTTGCGCTTCTTTGCGTTGAGCACGTTTACTCGCACGCTCAGAGAGTGCTTTTTTATCCACTTTTCCAGAAGAGGTTAACGGCAAGGCGTCATACCAAATCGCGTCACTGGGCAACATAGGGGCGGGCAAGAGTGCTAATAAAGCAGCGCGAATTTCGGCTATCGACCACTCCATTTCCTGCCCCGTCAGATGCGCTTGCAGATGTTTTTGGCCTTGTCGCTCAGCGACAGTAATCGCGGCGGCTTGAATACCTGATAGTGACAACAATGCTTGCTCAACATCACCCGGCTCGATGCGACATCCACTGATCTTGATCTGCTCATCAATCCGGCCGATAAAATGCAAGTTGCCTTGCACATCAAGCCAAACCCGATCGCCACTACGATAGGCCCTAGCACCATCTAAGCTGTGTCCCGGCGCTTTAAACGGAATGAATTGCTGTGCCGTTTGCAGAGGTAAACCCAAATAGCCTTGGCTAAGACTATCCCCCATTAGCACCAACTCACCTTCAACACCGATAGGCACCGGGCAACCATGCTTATCGACAATCGCGACGTGGCGTCCTAATAGCGGCCGGCCAATACTGTTATTAGACGCTGAGTCGACCAAATTACAGTATGTAGTGACGACCGTAGCTTCACTTGGGCCATAGGTGTTTAGCAGTTTTACGTTAGGATCAACATGAGATTTCCAAGCACTCACTCGTGCTGCCTTTGCCGCCTCTCCGCCAATAATGACTGTCCTTACGCTGCTAGGCAGGGAGAGAGGTTGTGTTTCGATCGCGAGGGCCATTTCATGCCAATAGGCCGTAGGTAAGTCGAGTACGCTGATCTCCGCGTCCTTGCACGCTTGCATGAAACAATCAAAACTCTCCAACATGTTTTCGTCACGCACAACGACTTCCCCACCCGCCGAGAGCGTGACAAAAATTTCCTCAATACACGTATCAAAATGCAATGGTGCAAACTGTAAAACACGATCATTGTCAGCAATGCCGTATGCCTCAGTGGCTGCGAGGGTAAAACGATCCAAAGCAGGGTAATCAATCATGACCCCTTTGGGCTTGCCCGTAGAGCCAGAGGTATAGATGAGATACGCGTCTTGCTGCTGCAATACGTGTTCATTGCGCCAATCACCGTACCCAGTCTGGGAAGAATGCGTGTCGTCGAAAAAGGTGTTATGGCTTTCACGTCCGACACATTGTGGTGGCGCTTTAGAAGGACAAAACGTGGCATAGTCTGAAAACAGGGAGTCCAACACTTCGGGCAGCTCGGCATTATGCAGTATCACGGCAGGCGCTACATCGCCAAGCATCACCTCAGTACGGGCAACGGGGGCGGTAGGGTCAATGGCAACAAAGCGATGACCACACACTAACGAAGCCAACATCGCAATGATCGCCTCTTGGCTCCGTCCCATCGCGATGGCTATCGTTTGCTGCTTGGCAATGTTCAATGCACACAATTGTCCGGCGAGTTTATCGACCTTTGCCACGAGTTCGGCATAACTCACGATTGCATTCCGTGTTCCCGCTAATGAATCCAATTGAGATAACGCGGGGCGATCTGGCTCTGTTTGGCTGCGCAGCCAAATACGATGTAGCAGACTCTTCTCTTCGTGGGCAGGAAAGCGATGACGGAGACGAGGTGTCGTGACGATAGATAGGCCTGAATAATCAACCTGAAAAGGTTCATCCATTAAGGTATTGAGGCAAAAAAGGTCCGCTATCACACCACGATGCAACTGCGCCACTAGCTCAGCATCATATCGCTCGGGATTGGCATCGAGGTTAAAGCTCAAGCGGCCATCGGGCTGCTTGACAAAATTGAACGAAATATCTTCCACGGGGCCCGCGCTCAGCGTTTGCGCTGATACAGAGCATTGCTGAAGCGCAAAACGGCGTTCAAAAGGCATCACATTCACGACGGCACCAAATAGTGGCGCTTCCGGTCGATGCCGTATTAAGTCTTGTTTTAGGTCTTCATAACGATAACGATGATGGCGTCGACTCGACATGATCTGCTTGCTGATTGACCTTGCGAGCGTTACCAGTCTCATGTCACCCTCTAATGCGACAGGCAAGGGGACAATATTCATGTACATACACGGAATCGATGCCGCTTTCGTCCCCATCCGCCCTGCAACCGGTAAACCCAATACCGTCTCTTTGACGCCTTTATACTGGTAGAGTTGTTTCGCCACCAGCGCCACCAGCAAGTCGCTCCAACTGAGCCGATGCTGCAAGGCGACATCCGTCAGTGACTGCATTGTCGCCTTGGAGATCGACGTTGACAGACTGATAGTCACGGCTGACTGCTGACCGTCTATTTCAGCATCAACAATCTCAGTATGTTGGCGTTCGGGCCATGATGAAAAGCTCGTTGCTGCAGCAAAAGGCGCTAAACGTTGCTGCCAATACCGCTTGTCTTGCTCGAAGTCACTAGAATGCCGATAATTGGCATCTTCTTCACTTAACTGGCGGTAGTCACCAAAGGGTATCGGCATGCCTTCAGTGCCGGGTTCCACCGATGTGCGATAGCGATTCACCACAGCATCCGCCAGCAGCGAAAAGCTATACCCGTCAGCAGCGATATGGTGGATGGAGAGAAACCAAAGATGGCAAGTATCGCTGACTTTAATCAAGGCGTGGCGATAGAGTTCCCCTACACTGAGTTTGAGCGGCTGCGGATAAGTAACGTGCATCCAGCGAATCGCCGCCGCCATCGGGTCTGCCTCTTCGCTCAAATCAATGCGTTCAATCGCCACTTGCTCTGCGACTTTGCCAATATGACGATGCACAGGCCTATCCGCGTCGAGGTGATAAGCCATGTTCAACGACATCGTCTGCTGTAAAACAGATTCTGCCGCGCTAGCAAAAGCATCGTCCTCCAATTGACCATCAAACTGCAAGTACTCGGCAGCGTTGTACTGGGTACTTTCCGGGTTAATCGCTTGTCCCAACCAAATGCCAAGCTGCGCCTGTGTTAACGGCAGTGGTATCGGTTGATTCGGAGCTATGCCCTCGCCAATATTCGGCTTCATGCAGGCATTCCTTTCAATGCAGCGGTGGAAGACGCGTTCATTTGCGACCCGGTTTGAGTCCTCGCGACAATTTGCCACCATTCGCCTAAGGTCACTTTCTCGGCTAAGGCGGCAAACGTCACACTGGCACCTTTCGCCCGCCAACCATCGAGTAACATCATGGCTCGAATTGAATCGAGTCCTAAGTGAATCAGGTTGTCATCATCCCCAATGTCCTGTGGAGCAAGCATTAATAACTCAGCAATCTCTTCGCGCATCTGTTCTAGGGAGAGCGTTGCGCTCCCCGACGCTTGATTAAGCTGCTGCAATGCACGTTGGAGTGACGCTACATGACCCGCTCGGCTGGCGACATACTTGAGGGTTTGGTGATGGTCTTCTTCACTGAAGTCCGCAATGGCATCACCGATTAAAAACGGCTGAATATCGTACATAAATGCATCCAACGCCGTCGAAAGAACCCCAATATGACCGTAAATACCACAAATGATCAGCTGGGTTTTACCTGTGTCACGCATAAAATCTAACAACGGCGTTTTCTTAAATGCACTGTATCGCCATTTCACATATTGGATATCACCATCGCATGGTTTCAGCGCTGACACGATTGGCGTACTGTCTTTTAATCCGGGGCCCCAAAAATCCGTCAACAGCGCTCGCTCCTCAGGGTCTTGATTCGCTGGCTGCGCGGTGTAGATCACAGGCACACCTGCATCGTGGCAAGCGGTTTTAAGCGTTACGATGTTGTCAACCAACTGAGGAATTGGCGCCGCGGCAACGTCATAAAAATTTAAGAAGTAATCTTGCATGTCGTGCACTAGCAACACGGCTTTGTTTGTATCAATTTTCCAATCCGTCTTATTGGATGGAAAAACGCTGCTTTGCGGCAACGTATAACTATCAAGTTTTGGAATCGCCATCTCTTCTTCCTTAAATTAGGCTGTGGTCGCAGGCATCCTCGCTGCGATTTTCTCTGCAATGTGGGTTCGTAATGCTTTTTTATCCACCTTGCCGACATTGGTTTTAGGCAAGGTGTCAATGAACTCATAACGATCGGGATACTTAAAATCGGCCAGTTGCTTGGTTCGAATAAAAGCATTGAGCTGATTGGCTTTTAAGGCCTTAGTCGGCTTAGTCACAACGAAGGCGCAGATACGCTCGCCAAGATAAGGATCCGGCATCGCAACAACCGCAGCATCATGAACATCGCTGTGTGCTAACAAGTAGTTTTCGATCTCTTCTGCCGCGATTTTTTCTCCACCTTTGTTGATCTGATCTTTATCACGGCCAACCACCATTAAATGCCCAGATGCGGTCTGCACAACTCGATCGCCGCTGCGATAAAACCCCGCATCGGTGAACGACTTTTGATTATGTGACTCGGCTTGATAGTAGCCTCGAAAAGTGTAAGGGCCCTTTGTTGTCAACAGTCCCTCTTCACCGCATGGCACTGGGCAGTTGTATTCATCAACGACACGAACGATATCGTCATCACTCATAGGTCGGCCTTGAGTGTGGTGGCGAGTCCATTCATCATCATCCAAGCGGGTATAGTTCACTAACCCTTCCGCCATACCGAATACTTGCTGTAAGGTAATATCCATCTGTTGTTCCAACGCTTTCGCGACTGTTGCGCTCAACTTGGCGCCGCCCACCTGTAGATACCGTAATGTCTGTAAATCAGCTTTATCTTCGTGACTGTTTAACCACAAGATCGCCGCTGGCGGCACGAGCGCCGTCCATGTCACCTCATGAGCTTTAATCAGTGGAAAGCAAGTGGCAGCCGAGGGGTCACGGGCGATAACCAGTGTTCCACCTGCGTAAAAGACCCCCAGAGCGCCGGGCGAACTTAACGAAAAATTGTGTGCCGCTGGCAACGCGCATAAATACCGGGTTTGTGAATCCCATTCGCAGACAGCGACGCTTTGCCGAATACTGTAGTAATAGTCATTGTGGGTGCGAGTAATCAGTTTGGGCGTGCCCGTACTGCCGCCTGAGAGCTGGAAAAAAGCGACATTGTCGGCATTAATATCTAGGTCAATGCCAGATATCATCTGGTCAGCACTCAGCCAGCAACGCAACGGCTGAGCAAAGGCTTTATAGGATGTCTCTCCTACGCGACACTCATCATCAATTAAGCAAACCAAAGACTTACCTAACGTCGTTCTTAAATCGGTAATCAAAGAATCATCTTGAAAGAGCGGTTGTTCTAGAGCGCCAATCACCAACGCCGGTTGAATCTGTGCCGCGTAATGGCGTAATTCTTCTCGGTTGTGATTAAACAAAGCATTCACTGGCACAACACCGAGCCGCTGTAGCGCGAAGAAAACCACATAAAAAGGGTAATCATTGGGCAGTTGAACCAGTGCCGTGTCTCCCGATTTAATCCCTAAAGCAATAAGACGGCGCACCAAGCAATTGACATACCGATCAAGTGTGCGATAGGTGATGGTTTCTGTCTCCGTTACAATGGCGATCTGGTCAGGCGCGACCTGGATTTGACGATCCAATATGTCGCTCAGCGGTTTATCTATCCATAGGCCACGTTGCTTGTACGCGCGCGCGTCCTCTAATGGCCAAGGTGTATAATTGACAGGCATTTCAATCCCCCACTCGTTACATACTCAAGCAACCTAAAAATGCTTGTTCAGTGAAAATTTCAAAAAATTCAGGGCGTCACGCATGGGCGCTTTCATCGAGTTGGATACCGGCAGCGGATAACATGGTTTTCATTTTGGCACCCGTCTCATCCAATTCAGACTGAGGGTGAGATTCACTGACAATGCCAGCACCGGCAAACACGCGCATCAGTCGTTTTTGCACTTCGGCACAACGAATAGTGACTACCCACTCACCATTCCCCCTCGCATCACACCAGCCAACCATGCCAGTGAAATAGCCGCGATCAAATTGCTCAATATCTTGGATTGCACGGTAAGCTTGGTGTCGCGGAAAGCCGCACACCGCCGGCGTTGGATGTAATTCGGCCGCAACTTCGAGCACATTGATATCTGGGTTGCTCGCTTGACCTTCCAGCAGGGTAGATAGGTGCAGCATGGTGTTGGTTTCGATGACGGAAGGCACCATGGGGGTGTAAAGATTTCGGCAGTGACGGCTTAAGACGCGCTCTACCTCTTCGACCACCAATCCATGCTCGTGGAGATCTTTAGCTGTGTTAAGTAGCGACAAGCGAGACTTTTCGTTCTCTTGCTCTGAATTTTGCCTTGGCCGCGAGCCTGCTAATGGATTAGAAGTAAGATAACTGCCTCGCTTTGCCACGAGTAGTTCGGGGCTCGCCCCCATCAGCTTACTGCAATCACCGATATCTACGGCAAAGGTGTAACCTTTAGAGTTGATTTTCAAAAGGTTTTTTAATAGACCACTCTCTTCAATGTCATCTTCCGTGGCCACCTCCAAGGCACGCGACAAGACGACTTTTGACAGCTCTGAGGTAGAGAAACGGTGGAGAGCTTCTTCGACGCCTTGCTTGTATCCCATCCCTGACGCTGCCGAAATCACACGTGCACTTTTAGCCACCGATGCAGCACGTTCCGTTGTCGCGCGGGTACTACTCGACACATAGAGTTGCTCGGGAATCACAAGTCTTGTCGGTGTTTTTTCGTCAAAAGGAATCACACCAAATAACACTGGGTTATCGTCAGTATTTAACTTAGCGCCAGATAGCATTTGCCTCGACTTTTCCGCCAAACGTTTGAACGAAATAGGCTCGAAAAAGACGGATTGTTTACCCAACCCCATCATGGTTGATTGCGGTGACGCAAAAAAGAAGCTTGCACCAGACAACTCATTATTAATGATGTTATCTGCCATTAAAGAATAGCCAATGACATTGCGTTTCATAACGGTTCCCTCGTTAAGCAATGAGACAAAAATATCTTTTTGATTTGGCGAAGCTTAAACTTAGCGCTCAAAAACTTCAACACAAATAATAATAATTATCGTTTTTATTTGCATTAGCGTGATCAGAGTCACACTTGAATGACTTGATTTTCTGTCATTTTCACAATCTCCCTGAACAAAGGAAGACAATAAGCCACTGATAAAGATAGGTTAAATACCATTAATTCTTATAAGGAATATCTGGGGGCGCCATGAATATGCATAGATATTTGACAAAATCATATGAACAATAAAGAAATAAGATAAGGAAAAAGGTTTAATGATGAACGTTGATAAATCATTCAAAAACCTTTATTTCACTGAAAGAAAAATGACTTTAATTTGTCGTGTTATTTTTAATGTAGGTCTTTGGTGTAACGCCGAAGGCGCGTTTAAACGCGGTATTGAAGTTCGAGTAGTGACTATATCCCGCCTGATAAGCGGCTTCAGAAATGGTTATTTTCTCATCTATCAACGCATCTCTGACCCTTTCTAATCGGCGAAGGCGAATATATTCAATCGCAGTGGTATTCGCTTCGGATTTAAACAGTCGCTGCAACTGACTTACACTCATTGCATGTTGTTTTGCCAATACTGAAAGGGTTGGGGGCGCAACCAAATGTGCCTCGATATACGCCATAATTCGGGACAGTTTATCCGACTTTTGGCTTGTCATTTGGCGAACTGGTCCAAGCGAGCTGGTTTTCAAGTGCTGGAAACAATGCAACATCAAACGCATTACGCGCATTTCAATGCCTAACTCCTTCTCGCTGACAGAGCCATGAAGACGACTAGCGAGATGCTGAATCTCCTCCCCCAACAGGTTTAACTCTCCATCACACGGCACTTTTAGACATTCAAGATGCTCAATCCCCCTGCCATTTAAGCCGCTAAACCATTCTTTCGCCATTTGCGGATGATGGCTCATCCAACTCTCGGTCAACAGGACATTGACTTTTCTCAAACGGGGTGAAGATTTAGAAAGATAACGACGTGATACGCAAGGTTTGTCGACGCGAATCACCGACAGCGCCGGTTTATCAACGCTTCCTGTAATTTCAAACTGGTGGTCATCCAAGCTGAAGTTCAAACTTCCCTCTAACACCAAAGCGAGCTGGATGCTGGGCTCTACTGGATAGAGCACTTTCGTGTCCATCTGTTCGACGCTATCACTGACCCGAACCAACATACCGGACGACGAACGCAAAGAATAAAAAAGGCCTTCTGAAAGTGTCTTATTGCCGTAAGTTACTATTTTCTGGCGATTAAAACTGTTAACTAATCGGGTATTAACCTCTGAGTTATCAGACAACACTGTATTTGATATCTTCATTTTTGACGATTCTGCAAATAACTCTGACGATTTAGCACAACCTCGTGCGTTTCCAACCTTATATCACAACGATAATATAAATGATAACCAATCTCATTTTATTGCATTGAAAATACTGATAAAGGCTAAAAGGAATTAAAATGAAAACAGGGACTTACACCGTTTTCCGTCGCTCACCGCTCGCTTTGCTCATCGCAGGTGTCTTGACCCAACCTGTTGCATTTGCAGAAGATGCCGAGACAGTTCAAGTCTGGGGTGCCAAGGTATCAAGTAGTTCAGAATTTCTAGACAACGACGATATCTCCATCAAGCAAGCTGACCATATGTCTGACCTACTTCGTGATGTGCCAGGCGTTGACGTGGGTGGTACCCACTCTATCAATCAACGTATCGCAATTCGTGGACTTCGTGAAAACGACCTTGATATTCGTCTTGATGGCGCATCACAATACGCGAGAATGTTCCACCACGTTGGCAACCTGACATTAAACCCCGACATCATCAAAGCCGTCGATATCCAAGTAGGAGCCAACTCTGTCGCTAGCAACGGTATCGGTGGTGCCGTTTACTTCGAGACTAAAGATGCCCGCGACATGCTTTATGGCGACCAACGTTGGGGAACTCGCGCGTATGGCGGCTTTGCAACGAATGACTATCTCAAAGGCTCTGTCACTTCGTATGGTTTACTGACAGACAGTGTAGACGCATTAGTCTATTACTCTTTAGTAGACCGAAACAACTTTGAAGATGGTAACGGTGATGAATCACTAGGCAATGAAGGTGATGTTGGTAACTTACTGGCGAAACTGGGCTGGCAACTCACAGATACATCTCGTCTTCAACTTAGCTATGACGTTTATCGTGATGAAGGTGACTACCGCCCGCGTGCGGACTGGAACAGTGACGCCAATGACGGCCGAACTGGTAAGCAACTTGTTCCTACCGAATATGATCGCGACACGACCACACTTTCCCATACTTACGACGGTGGAGATGCCATATTCCTAAAAACGTCGATTTACTATAACCTTGTCAAAATGACTCGTGATGAAACCCATCTCGATGCCTGGCCAGGCAACCGTAAAGCCGTGGTCTATGGTCAAAACGTCAACTCAGGCTTAACCGCAAAAGCCGTATCCAAAGCCCGTCTGGGAAGTACTCACCATACGCTCACCTACGGCATTGATTACAATCGACAAAAAAGTAGCAATCAATTTGGTACATACGCTCAAACAGAAAAGGCCTATACCACGGCATTTTTCTTAGAAAACAAAATCAACTTCAATGATGTCTTTAGCATTACACCAGGCGTCCGTTTTGATCATTTTGACCGTCAAGCCGCCACGGGCTCTGACTCGTTCAACGACATCACTTGGGGACTAGCCGCGGACTGGCA
This DNA window, taken from Thaumasiovibrio subtropicus, encodes the following:
- a CDS encoding non-ribosomal peptide synthetase translates to MKPNIGEGIAPNQPIPLPLTQAQLGIWLGQAINPESTQYNAAEYLQFDGQLEDDAFASAAESVLQQTMSLNMAYHLDADRPVHRHIGKVAEQVAIERIDLSEEADPMAAAIRWMHVTYPQPLKLSVGELYRHALIKVSDTCHLWFLSIHHIAADGYSFSLLADAVVNRYRTSVEPGTEGMPIPFGDYRQLSEEDANYRHSSDFEQDKRYWQQRLAPFAAATSFSSWPERQHTEIVDAEIDGQQSAVTISLSTSISKATMQSLTDVALQHRLSWSDLLVALVAKQLYQYKGVKETVLGLPVAGRMGTKAASIPCMYMNIVPLPVALEGDMRLVTLARSISKQIMSSRRHHRYRYEDLKQDLIRHRPEAPLFGAVVNVMPFERRFALQQCSVSAQTLSAGPVEDISFNFVKQPDGRLSFNLDANPERYDAELVAQLHRGVIADLFCLNTLMDEPFQVDYSGLSIVTTPRLRHRFPAHEEKSLLHRIWLRSQTEPDRPALSQLDSLAGTRNAIVSYAELVAKVDKLAGQLCALNIAKQQTIAIAMGRSQEAIIAMLASLVCGHRFVAIDPTAPVARTEVMLGDVAPAVILHNAELPEVLDSLFSDYATFCPSKAPPQCVGRESHNTFFDDTHSSQTGYGDWRNEHVLQQQDAYLIYTSGSTGKPKGVMIDYPALDRFTLAATEAYGIADNDRVLQFAPLHFDTCIEEIFVTLSAGGEVVVRDENMLESFDCFMQACKDAEISVLDLPTAYWHEMALAIETQPLSLPSSVRTVIIGGEAAKAARVSAWKSHVDPNVKLLNTYGPSEATVVTTYCNLVDSASNNSIGRPLLGRHVAIVDKHGCPVPIGVEGELVLMGDSLSQGYLGLPLQTAQQFIPFKAPGHSLDGARAYRSGDRVWLDVQGNLHFIGRIDEQIKISGCRIEPGDVEQALLSLSGIQAAAITVAERQGQKHLQAHLTGQEMEWSIAEIRAALLALLPAPMLPSDAIWYDALPLTSSGKVDKKALSERASKRAQRKEAQPASSELNPLDDASSLVLKIAAIWQDVLGVQQVQPSDDFFLIGGQSLQSIQIAARLSAVLGRSVPVSILFDKPVLSDLAASLDPDSLTASASRLSSEQLMAADLEAFSRQLPSQCVCTKKRAIRTVLLTGATGFVGAQLLHQLLAHKGLRIVCPVRADSVAAGEQRLLTSLSQQGLITSEHTEADAVLKRVSVVIEDITKAQLGFSREAYCRLGDEVDLVIHNAAQTSVLRDYHSLRQANVDATAQLISFAAAFGLPFTHVSTIAVAPKSMQVLPETYVPQHLGLATGAYADGYQQSKFVAEAMVEIAQQRGLVTKVYRLARVSGDQQLGYANPNDLVWSILRTGMRHAVLPQISVAEPWTPVDDVAQFVVKHSLLTSDTGVFNVTPDRPVQLSALFEWTKAFGFCFDWLALPQWCAGIAEKGSEQDKTLLSFFDKSANASTAVHIATCDNQEAQRAQQMLGLSLTPISQSLFNHYLRYALSHGILDRANFSPNGNCEKQKEFADE
- a CDS encoding isochorismatase family protein, which encodes MAIPKLDSYTLPQSSVFPSNKTDWKIDTNKAVLLVHDMQDYFLNFYDVAAAPIPQLVDNIVTLKTACHDAGVPVIYTAQPANQDPEERALLTDFWGPGLKDSTPIVSALKPCDGDIQYVKWRYSAFKKTPLLDFMRDTGKTQLIICGIYGHIGVLSTALDAFMYDIQPFLIGDAIADFSEEDHHQTLKYVASRAGHVASLQRALQQLNQASGSATLSLEQMREEIAELLMLAPQDIGDDDNLIHLGLDSIRAMMLLDGWRAKGASVTFAALAEKVTLGEWWQIVARTQTGSQMNASSTAALKGMPA
- a CDS encoding (2,3-dihydroxybenzoyl)adenylate synthase codes for the protein MPVNYTPWPLEDARAYKQRGLWIDKPLSDILDRQIQVAPDQIAIVTETETITYRTLDRYVNCLVRRLIALGIKSGDTALVQLPNDYPFYVVFFALQRLGVVPVNALFNHNREELRHYAAQIQPALVIGALEQPLFQDDSLITDLRTTLGKSLVCLIDDECRVGETSYKAFAQPLRCWLSADQMISGIDLDINADNVAFFQLSGGSTGTPKLITRTHNDYYYSIRQSVAVCEWDSQTRYLCALPAAHNFSLSSPGALGVFYAGGTLVIARDPSAATCFPLIKAHEVTWTALVPPAAILWLNSHEDKADLQTLRYLQVGGAKLSATVAKALEQQMDITLQQVFGMAEGLVNYTRLDDDEWTRHHTQGRPMSDDDIVRVVDEYNCPVPCGEEGLLTTKGPYTFRGYYQAESHNQKSFTDAGFYRSGDRVVQTASGHLMVVGRDKDQINKGGEKIAAEEIENYLLAHSDVHDAAVVAMPDPYLGERICAFVVTKPTKALKANQLNAFIRTKQLADFKYPDRYEFIDTLPKTNVGKVDKKALRTHIAEKIAARMPATTA
- a CDS encoding isochorismate synthase — translated: MKRNVIGYSLMADNIINNELSGASFFFASPQSTMMGLGKQSVFFEPISFKRLAEKSRQMLSGAKLNTDDNPVLFGVIPFDEKTPTRLVIPEQLYVSSSTRATTERAASVAKSARVISAASGMGYKQGVEEALHRFSTSELSKVVLSRALEVATEDDIEESGLLKNLLKINSKGYTFAVDIGDCSKLMGASPELLVAKRGSYLTSNPLAGSRPRQNSEQENEKSRLSLLNTAKDLHEHGLVVEEVERVLSRHCRNLYTPMVPSVIETNTMLHLSTLLEGQASNPDINVLEVAAELHPTPAVCGFPRHQAYRAIQDIEQFDRGYFTGMVGWCDARGNGEWVVTIRCAEVQKRLMRVFAGAGIVSESHPQSELDETGAKMKTMLSAAGIQLDESAHA
- a CDS encoding helix-turn-helix domain-containing protein — encoded protein: MKISNTVLSDNSEVNTRLVNSFNRQKIVTYGNKTLSEGLFYSLRSSSGMLVRVSDSVEQMDTKVLYPVEPSIQLALVLEGSLNFSLDDHQFEITGSVDKPALSVIRVDKPCVSRRYLSKSSPRLRKVNVLLTESWMSHHPQMAKEWFSGLNGRGIEHLECLKVPCDGELNLLGEEIQHLASRLHGSVSEKELGIEMRVMRLMLHCFQHLKTSSLGPVRQMTSQKSDKLSRIMAYIEAHLVAPPTLSVLAKQHAMSVSQLQRLFKSEANTTAIEYIRLRRLERVRDALIDEKITISEAAYQAGYSHYSNFNTAFKRAFGVTPKTYIKNNTTN
- a CDS encoding TonB-dependent siderophore receptor gives rise to the protein MKTGTYTVFRRSPLALLIAGVLTQPVAFAEDAETVQVWGAKVSSSSEFLDNDDISIKQADHMSDLLRDVPGVDVGGTHSINQRIAIRGLRENDLDIRLDGASQYARMFHHVGNLTLNPDIIKAVDIQVGANSVASNGIGGAVYFETKDARDMLYGDQRWGTRAYGGFATNDYLKGSVTSYGLLTDSVDALVYYSLVDRNNFEDGNGDESLGNEGDVGNLLAKLGWQLTDTSRLQLSYDVYRDEGDYRPRADWNSDANDGRTGKQLVPTEYDRDTTTLSHTYDGGDAIFLKTSIYYNLVKMTRDETHLDAWPGNRKAVVYGQNVNSGLTAKAVSKARLGSTHHTLTYGIDYNRQKSSNQFGTYAQTEKAYTTAFFLENKINFNDVFSITPGVRFDHFDRQAATGSDSFNDITWGLAADWHVNEKVTLFASTRSLFKAPQLIETFIAYQDVSILKPGTVAQTGRNDQIGVRFQHDSGDHQLSSSLTVFNTELEDYLIDEWDRDVGGYVTQNDGDVEYKGFEAAFHWGYKDLSTRLSYSRSDNRHKTDGGPIVANGGSTDIGDAIGLNVNYDLFDYGLTFGWTSQFVLKEDNVVEGAKEKESYNVHNIYAQWLPHQVDGLQVTLGVDNLFDEAYYSHASKYGYPSSRDNREADDFEPGRNIKLSVAYQF